The DNA window CCGTAATTTACAGGGGCCATAGAAGAACTGCGGCCCGAAGTTTACAGGGGCCATAAAAGAACTGCAGCCCGAAGTTTACAGGGGCCATAGAAGAACTGCTGCAGGCGCCGTGCCGTAGTCTGACATAATGACGTGCATGGCTGCAGATAATACGTAACCACTTAGTCCACTTCCTGTATCCTAGTAGTAAGATATCGATTCATCGCCTTCAGCGAGACGGGGGATATTACTCCACCTCAGACGTTGAATCTGTTTCGGTCATAGCGAATATGCACTAGTGGCTCGAGAAATATTGGGGCTAACCCTTGAACAGGGTCATAGCATGTCCTAGCATTAAATTGGCCACTGCGTAACTGCCTCCAAAGGCTAGCGGCGCTATCGCTTAACCCGGCCGCTGCATTTTAGCGCCGTTCCCAGCTAATCAGAACGCTCCACGTAATCGCTCAGGGGCGAAAAAATCAGGTTCAAAAGGCACCCCAGCATTTAAAGCAATGAACGATCATACACAACATCATTATTGAATCTTTCCTCATATAATTTATGTACATTTTTCATTTCGTTCTGCTAGTGGTGTTGATATTATTCCCCGCAACGGATTACCCGTTTTGCCCTCCACGTAATCCAACAGGTAAAGGTGTTACTTATGGGACCAGTAAAAAGTAATTGACTAGCAAAGATTGTATGTATTGTGTTCTGTGTTCGTCTCAATCTATATGACAAAAGTGGCTTTCTTATGCTCTCCTAGTGAGCGCTCAGCTCCCTGCTTTCGAGATCTATATTCCATGCTAAACTCTACTAGGAAGTTCTCTGTCAAGAACGTCTTCGGGCCATTTGCAAAAAGTCTCTATTATTCAATAATTTTCTGATACTTAAAAGGGAGTTTCGAAATCACCTTTCACTTGTTTACGCCTCATTTCGGACGAATGATTTGCGAGTAGCAACTCAGTCCTCTATGAGTTCACCTTCTGCCGAATACACACGTCACATACACAGCGCACATCGCAGAGTTGACAATAACGTTGACCGTCGCAATTTTACAGCAGATATGGCTCTCCTAGACCAGAATAACCCAGACGCCTGGTCGTACCCGCAAAGTCACCAAGTCGCCCACCAATGCCAGCGTACCACAACTGCAATCAAGCCTACCATGCCGGCGGCGCCTGCTTCAGCTGTCATGGACCAGGTGATCAATGGTAGCTATATTAGCGAGGCCAATCGGCAAGTTACACGTCTTTCTGAGGCCGTTGGACAAGATGAGGTCACGCGAGAGAAGCTGCTGCACGCCTTGAAGTTTTCCGGGGGAGAATGGTGTCAAAACGCCATACCGCAGAAGCTAGACAGGTCCGCCTGGGTTTCCGACGTGAGCAATGATCACTCGCCTTTTGAGTACTCATTGGCTCTGTCCCAACAGACTGGAGCATCTGAGCTGCGGTTCTTGATCGAGGCTCAGCCCGAAGAAAACAGCTTAGCCGCCCTCAAAGAGAGCACCTCGCGCTTGACCGACGACATAGCGACAGAGTACGGCCCAACAAAGGTCTCCCTGGACCGCTTGAACCTCGTTCGAGATTTGTTTCTCCCTTCAGATGCTGAGGGTATGCTGGCCTCATGGCACAGCTTCGCTACCTCAAAGACACTGGAAAAGTGGAAGATTTACCTGAATCCACTAGCCTCGGGGAGGCAGAACACCTTCAACGTGACCCAGGAGGCTCTAGAGCGCTTGGGGCTGGCCAGCTCGTGGAAATTATTGGAGAGCATCATGACTCGCGACGACTATCCCATCTACTTCTCGCTTGGCTTGTCGCCGAACCCAGAAGACGCCGAAGTCAAAGTATACGTTGCACACTGTGACGCGTCTGCAACGCAAATCGCGCAAAAACATGTCAAAATGGATCCCAATTCCAGCGTCCATGCGATCGAGCTGTTCTACTCAGTTATGGCTGGTGGCTCGCTTGGGCCGTACCGTGGAAAACCAGGGTTATCCTGTTTCCATTTCAAGAACAAAGATCCGTCTCGGCCGGCGGCCCGTACAGTCCTCTACCCAATGGACAGCTACGCAGCAAATGACGCCGAAGCGCAGGAGCGCATCGAGACGTACATGAATGTCATTTCTGCGCCTCGGATCTACCGAGAGAGGTATAGAAA is part of the Penicillium psychrofluorescens genome assembly, chromosome: 4 genome and encodes:
- a CDS encoding uncharacterized protein (ID:PFLUO_005802-T1.cds;~source:funannotate), producing the protein MALLDQNNPDAWSYPQSHQVAHQCQRTTTAIKPTMPAAPASAVMDQVINGSYISEANRQVTRLSEAVGQDEVTREKLLHALKFSGGEWCQNAIPQKLDRSAWVSDVSNDHSPFEYSLALSQQTGASELRFLIEAQPEENSLAALKESTSRLTDDIATEYGPTKVSLDRLNLVRDLFLPSDAEGMLASWHSFATSKTLEKWKIYLNPLASGRQNTFNVTQEALERLGLASSWKLLESIMTRDDYPIYFSLGLSPNPEDAEVKVYVAHCDASATQIAQKHVKMDPNSSVHAIELFYSVMAGGSLGPYRGKPGLSCFHFKNKDPSRPAARTVLYPMDSYAANDAEAQERIETYMNVISAPRIYRERYRNAISSVQRRPLGAGRGIHSWVGMKEKLDGKRSNTFYLSAELYGCLVDDGLSKSGR